The stretch of DNA GAACACGAGCTGCACGAGCTCGACCCATGTCCGGCCGGCCTCGTCGCGACAGACCATTCCCGAGACATGGGCGGGAAGGCGGACAGGTGCTCCGTCAGCGCCTCGACCAGCACCCGGGGGACGGGCACGTCGCGCCGGGAGGCCTTGCGCTTCGGCGGACCCAGGTACGCCGGCTCGCCCGCGCGCACCACGAGCTGGCGGTCGATGCGCAGCGTCGGCTTGGCCGACGGCGGCTCGAGGCCGGTCCGGTCCACCGTCAGCCCGAGCGCCTCGGACACCTGCGGGCCGGCGGCCGCGCCGAGCGGCACCATCGCACGCCACCGCGCCGGCATAGCGGCCTCCAGGGCGAGCACCTGCTCGACCGCCAAAGGCACGACGGCTGCCGATGGTTCTCGGGCAGCCGGGTCCCGTCGCAGGGGGACGCGGAGATGATCCGGTCCCGCACGGCAGACTTGAACATCGACGCGAGCACGCCGTGCACGACCGCGACCGTGGACGGCGCCAGCTGGTGCTCGACCAGCAGCCGCTTCACCCATGCCTGGATGTCGGACGGCCCCACGGCGGCGAGGCGCCGCTCGCCGAGCAGCCGGTAGACGTGCAGCCGCAGCAGCGACTCGATCTTGTCGGCGCTCGACGGGCGGTGCACCTGCGCCGCGCGCCACTGCTCGCCGTACTCGCGACCGTCACCCTGCCGGTGGCGGGGGAGACGTACTGGGCGGTGACGATCGCGGCCGTCTGCTCGTCGAGCCATCGTTGCGCGTCGACCTTGCGGCGGAACGAACGTGTCTGCTGGCGACCGCTCGGGTCGCGGTGCACCGCTTCCCAGGGGCTCGGCCGGTTCCCACGTCTGCGGATGGATGCCATAGGACCCTCCTGGTCACTCGTCGGCCGCCAGGGGACGCAACCGTACGCCGGGGGCAGACCGCCATGATGCAGGGGTCCGTCTCGGCTGTTGTGGACGTCCTTGCGCCCCGAGGCGTTGGGATCTAGGCGGACGCCTCGTCGAGTAGCTCGTCCTCCCACGCTCGGACATCGGCGGGGCGGAACCGCAGATGACGGCCGACGCGGAAGCCGCGTGGGCCCTTCTGCATGTAGCGCCACTGGTGAATCGTCTTGACGGGGACGCCCAGGTACTCGGCGAGCTGTGCGGTGCTCCACAGCCGCTCAGGCGTCGCGGTCCCGTGGGTGTCCATTGGGCGCTGCGGTACGCGTCGGTGCTCGGGTGTCAGTTCCATAGTGCACGTCCTGAAGATCGACGGCTTGCCACGTAGGGAGTTCACCGACCCGCTCCCGCTTTGTGACAGCTGTGCTGCCAGGCGGTCGGTCACCGACGACCGCCTCGCCCCGTGCTGCCCCAGGCACGCCGATGCGCCCGTTGAACCGGCCATCGTCAGACCGGGCGTCACGGAACTCCCCGTCCAGCAGTGCACCTCCCGGGGCAGGGCCGCCCCGCGGGTGCGGGCGGCGTCCTCCAGGATCCCGGCGAGGCGTTGCAGTCCTTCGTAGGGGATGGCGATCGCGTCCTCGGCGGTCTCGCTCAACAGCAGTGCGGGCTGCTCCACCTCCCAGCCGGCGCGTTCGACGATGGCGCGCATCTGGGCGTTGCGCCTGGCCGCGAGCTCGTAGAGGTCCACGACGTAGGCCAGCGGGCGCCGACGGGCGGCTGCCCACCGTGCAGCCGCATCTCCGGGCCTCCCCGGGCAGGCGTCGAGATCGCGCGCCATCTCGCGGACCAGGTCGGCGATCTCCTCGAGGCGTTGCTGGAGATAGGGCGTTCCGAGACGCTGCACCTGCTCGCGTTCGTCGACGTCGAGGTCCCCGACGAGGTCCCGATGGGCCTCATCGGTCAGCCATGGCTCGAACCACTCCTCCTGCAGCCACCGGAGTGCAGCTTCCAGCATCCGCACCAGCTGTGCCGGGTCGGCGTCCTCGATACGGGCGGCCGGGTTCATGACAGCCGTCCATCAACCCGGTCCCAGCCCATCCGAGACGCTGGCACGACCAAGCTGCAAAGGCAGGGCTGAGGGCAGACGTCCGCTGTCATCATCAGGCACCTCCTCTGTCGATGGGCACGACTTCAAAGGAGTTGCGTGCGGCGACGGGCGGTTGTGACAGGCGTTCGGGGTGCGCTCGATCCGTCCGACGGCCGCGCCGGCGGAGCCATCGGCACATCTCCTGGTCTGAGGTGCACCGACCGTCCCGCCTGGCCTATGCCGAACTGATGCGGAACTGATGCTGGCGCCTATGCGGCGTGGTCAGTTGCGTGGTGCGTTCCGTGCCACGCCTATGCTGCGGCCGTCAGGGCTATGCCAGACCTATGCCGGGTCCCGGTGCCGATCCGGGTCGCGCACATGGGTTCGCATCTGGCGCCAAGCACTCATGGCGGGAGAGCGAGGACTCGCCCCCAGCGCGGTGGGTCCTCGCGTGGCCCAGGGGCCGGTCAGCCGGCGGTGTCGTCGAACCAGGCGAGGCCGTGGTGTTGCATGGCGTCTTGCAGCGCGGGATCGTCGAGGGTGATCGGCGCCGCCGTCCCAGCCGAGACCAGGAT from Egibacteraceae bacterium encodes:
- a CDS encoding helix-turn-helix domain-containing protein, which gives rise to MNPAARIEDADPAQLVRMLEAALRWLQEEWFEPWLTDEAHRDLVGDLDVDEREQVQRLGTPYLQQRLEEIADLVREMARDLDACPGRPGDAAARWAAARRRPLAYVVDLYELAARRNAQMRAIVERAGWEVEQPALLLSETAEDAIAIPYEGLQRLAGILEDAARTRGAALPREVHCWTGSSVTPGLTMAGSTGASACLGQHGARRSSVTDRLAAQLSQSGSGSVNSLRGKPSIFRTCTMELTPEHRRVPQRPMDTHGTATPERLWSTAQLAEYLGVPVKTIHQWRYMQKGPRGFRVGRHLRFRPADVRAWEDELLDEASA